In Nitrospira sp., one genomic interval encodes:
- a CDS encoding MFS transporter: MEPHFASPPNTRFPLRGLLIAQFCGAFNDNAWKFMVALLGIRAVASQLAPGPELETASQAQTTLAMVVFTLPLILTSLIAGLFADRLSKRTVILTMKVMEVLLMVGATFALLTHPTGGFWALAVLAGMGVHSAIFSPAKYGILPELLPHERLAQGNSVLELWTFLAILTGTTAGGFLLAGAGDRPWIAPAVLGLLATVGLAAALSIPTVPPARAAGGLFDTLRGAWSSLRADRLLRLAIIGAVFFWTIASLVVQNVLVYAKAVLGLSDALATVPSALISVGIGLGALVVGRLSRARVEYGLVPLGAAGVAFFLLVLGWWRPPFSGTLAVMILLGMASALIFIPINALVQWLAPHDRRGSVIALENICVFTGILLGSLSGGMLAHAGLSTSGIFLATAFGTTVGTFWALWLMPETFLRLVLVLFTNTLYRLRIIGHEHVPMTGGALLVPNHISFIDGFLLIASLDRPIRFIVDAQYVEHPFFKPFMRALQVIPISSHGGPRVILKALREAGNALDAGELVCIFPEGQITRTGNLLPFRRGFERIVKGRTVPIVPVHLDRVWGSIFSFVGGRFLTKWPERIPYPVTVSFGTPIPAETPAHELRRLVLELGERAWHVRKPDRRPLHRAFIHSMRRHPFRLVMADATKPRVTCLQALIGAIALARVLKTHWENQANVGLLLPPTVAGGLVNVAATLAGRTSVNLNYTVGKAGLESAVRQAQLQTIVTSRKFVEKAKLDLPEGPTMLWLEDLAATIGGPQKALAALLTLLAPVRLIESACGQQRRVTMDDLATIIFSSGSTGEPKGVMLSHYSLDANVQGVSQVLPLDAQDRILGILPLFHSFGYLVFWYVVLNGAAIVFHPSPLDVAAIGELCATHRLTFLVSTPTFLQLYQRRCTPEQFSTLRVVLTGAEKLPLRLSQSFEDRFGIRPIEGYGVTECAPVIAVNCPDFRASGFYQPASRRGTVGRPLPGVSVRIVDPDSFAVLPPGTAGMLLVKGPNVMDGYLGRADLTAQAIHDGWYITGDIAMLDEDGFLTITDRLSRFSKIGGEMVPHRRVEEALQHASGEELQICAVTGVPDERKGEQLAVLHTLSDEVIPHLLAKAAADGLPNLFLPARSHCIKVEALPVLGTGKLDLRALKRIAMERLGLTP, from the coding sequence ATCGAGCCGCATTTCGCATCTCCACCGAACACCCGATTTCCGCTCCGCGGGCTCTTGATTGCGCAGTTCTGCGGGGCCTTCAACGACAACGCATGGAAGTTCATGGTCGCGCTGCTGGGCATTCGCGCCGTCGCCTCCCAGCTGGCTCCCGGACCGGAACTCGAGACCGCTTCGCAGGCCCAAACCACACTCGCGATGGTGGTCTTCACCTTACCGCTCATCCTGACTTCTCTCATCGCCGGCCTGTTCGCCGACCGCCTCAGCAAACGCACCGTCATCCTCACGATGAAGGTGATGGAGGTGCTCCTCATGGTCGGAGCCACCTTCGCCCTGTTGACCCACCCGACTGGAGGATTCTGGGCGCTCGCGGTCCTCGCCGGCATGGGCGTGCACAGCGCCATCTTCAGCCCGGCCAAGTACGGCATCCTCCCGGAGTTGCTTCCCCACGAACGGCTGGCGCAGGGGAACAGTGTCCTCGAGCTCTGGACGTTCCTGGCGATCCTCACTGGCACGACGGCCGGCGGGTTTCTGCTGGCTGGAGCCGGGGACCGGCCCTGGATCGCGCCTGCTGTGCTGGGGCTGCTGGCCACGGTCGGACTGGCGGCAGCGTTGTCGATCCCGACGGTTCCTCCCGCCCGCGCGGCCGGTGGCCTCTTCGATACCTTGCGAGGCGCCTGGTCGTCGTTACGTGCGGATCGTCTGCTGCGACTGGCCATCATCGGGGCCGTCTTCTTCTGGACCATCGCCAGTCTCGTCGTGCAAAACGTGCTGGTCTATGCGAAGGCCGTGCTCGGCCTCTCCGACGCCCTGGCCACCGTTCCCTCCGCCCTGATCTCCGTCGGGATCGGTCTGGGTGCCCTGGTGGTCGGTCGCCTCTCGCGCGCGAGGGTGGAATACGGCTTGGTCCCCCTGGGAGCCGCCGGGGTGGCGTTCTTCCTGCTGGTGCTCGGATGGTGGCGGCCGCCCTTCAGCGGCACGCTCGCGGTGATGATCCTGCTGGGCATGGCCAGCGCATTGATCTTCATCCCGATCAATGCCCTCGTCCAATGGCTGGCTCCGCACGACCGGCGCGGCTCGGTCATCGCTCTGGAGAATATCTGTGTGTTCACGGGCATTCTCCTGGGCTCGTTGAGCGGCGGCATGCTGGCCCACGCCGGTCTCTCCACCAGCGGCATCTTCCTGGCTACGGCTTTCGGCACGACGGTCGGCACCTTCTGGGCGCTCTGGCTCATGCCGGAAACCTTCCTTCGGCTCGTGTTGGTACTGTTCACCAATACGCTTTATCGCCTGCGCATCATCGGACACGAACACGTCCCGATGACGGGCGGTGCGCTCCTGGTCCCCAACCACATTTCCTTTATCGACGGTTTTCTGCTGATCGCCAGTCTGGACCGCCCCATCCGGTTCATCGTCGACGCCCAGTACGTCGAGCATCCCTTCTTCAAACCCTTCATGCGGGCCCTGCAGGTTATTCCGATCTCGTCGCATGGCGGCCCGCGCGTTATCCTCAAGGCCCTGCGCGAAGCGGGGAACGCGTTGGATGCGGGGGAACTGGTCTGCATCTTCCCCGAAGGCCAAATCACCCGCACCGGCAATCTGTTGCCCTTTCGCCGCGGCTTCGAGCGGATCGTCAAGGGACGGACCGTACCGATCGTCCCGGTTCACCTGGACCGTGTCTGGGGCAGCATCTTCAGCTTTGTGGGCGGCCGCTTCTTGACCAAATGGCCGGAGCGGATTCCCTACCCCGTCACCGTGTCGTTCGGTACGCCGATTCCCGCCGAGACGCCGGCCCACGAACTTCGCCGCCTCGTGCTGGAACTCGGCGAAAGGGCCTGGCACGTGCGGAAGCCGGACCGGCGTCCCTTGCACCGCGCGTTCATCCACAGTATGCGCCGACACCCCTTCCGTCTGGTGATGGCCGATGCCACGAAGCCACGCGTGACCTGCCTGCAGGCCTTGATCGGTGCCATCGCCCTCGCGCGTGTCTTGAAAACCCATTGGGAGAACCAGGCGAACGTCGGCTTGCTGCTGCCTCCCACGGTGGCAGGCGGATTGGTCAACGTCGCCGCGACGCTGGCGGGCCGGACCAGCGTGAACCTCAACTACACCGTCGGGAAGGCCGGCTTGGAATCGGCGGTCCGGCAGGCGCAACTCCAAACGATCGTCACCAGTCGCAAATTCGTCGAGAAGGCCAAGCTGGACCTCCCCGAGGGCCCCACAATGCTCTGGTTGGAAGACCTCGCCGCCACCATCGGCGGGCCGCAGAAGGCCCTGGCCGCGCTGCTCACCCTATTGGCGCCGGTTCGTCTGATCGAATCGGCTTGCGGGCAACAGCGCCGCGTGACGATGGATGACCTCGCCACCATCATTTTCAGCAGCGGCAGCACCGGGGAGCCGAAGGGCGTCATGCTGTCGCACTACAGTCTCGACGCGAATGTGCAGGGGGTCTCACAGGTGTTGCCGCTCGACGCGCAAGACCGCATTCTCGGCATCCTGCCGCTGTTTCATTCCTTCGGCTACCTGGTGTTTTGGTATGTAGTGCTGAACGGCGCCGCCATCGTGTTCCATCCGTCGCCGCTCGACGTGGCGGCCATCGGCGAACTCTGCGCCACCCATCGCCTCACGTTCCTCGTCAGCACGCCGACGTTCCTGCAACTCTACCAACGCCGCTGCACGCCGGAGCAATTCAGCACGCTGCGTGTGGTGCTCACCGGGGCAGAGAAACTCCCGCTCCGCCTCAGTCAATCCTTCGAGGATCGTTTCGGCATCAGGCCCATCGAAGGGTACGGCGTCACGGAATGCGCCCCGGTCATCGCGGTCAACTGTCCCGACTTCCGCGCCTCCGGCTTCTACCAGCCGGCTTCCCGCCGAGGAACCGTGGGGCGGCCGCTGCCGGGCGTCTCCGTCCGCATCGTCGATCCCGACAGCTTCGCCGTCCTGCCGCCCGGCACAGCCGGCATGTTGCTCGTGAAGGGGCCGAACGTCATGGATGGGTATCTGGGCCGCGCAGATCTCACGGCACAGGCCATCCACGACGGCTGGTACATTACCGGCGACATTGCAATGCTCGACGAAGACGGCTTCCTCACCATCACTGATCGCCTCTCGCGGTTCTCGAAGATCGGCGGCGAGATGGTCCCGCACCGACGCGTGGAAGAGGCCCTTCAACATGCCTCGGGCGAGGAGTTGCAGATCTGTGCCGTGACGGGCGTACCCGACGAGAGAAAAGGGGAGCAGCTGGCCGTGCTCCATACCCTTTCCGACGAAGTGATTCCGCACCTCCTAGCCAAGGCGGCCGCTGACGGACTGCCCAATCTCTTCCTCCCCGCACGCAGCCACTGCATCAAGGTGGAGGCGCTGCCGGTGCTGGGCACGGGCAAACTCGATTTGCGAGCGCTGAAACGTATCGCAATGGAACGGTTGGGGCTCACGCCATGA
- a CDS encoding amidohydrolase family protein: MIGDAPSPAPLIDCHVHLAALPEGDNGCFISPKLLNSPLFRFLLWKHDLSPAHPREANLTYVEHLVAELRASRHVQKAVLLGMDGFYDQAGLLNRQQTEFLISNEYVFKTVQAHPDLFLAGPSINPQREDAVDEVHRCADAGGVLVKVLPNAQHFNPADAKYTPFYRALAERRLPLLSHVGFEFSLIGKDQSVGEPDRLRTALDEGVTVIAAHACSYGLMLYEKFLPTFQDLARRYPNFYADISALTLPNRMRMLLYLRRHPELQARLLFGTDYPLSVLHLAAWGRVGIRALTKMIRTKNRFDRQVEVCRGLGVRFQSLGEVVRLP; this comes from the coding sequence ATGATCGGTGACGCCCCGTCGCCCGCTCCGCTGATCGACTGCCACGTACACCTGGCGGCCCTGCCGGAAGGCGACAACGGGTGCTTCATTTCGCCGAAGCTCCTGAACAGTCCGCTCTTTCGATTTCTCCTGTGGAAACACGACCTCTCGCCGGCCCATCCCCGTGAAGCCAACCTGACCTACGTCGAACACCTGGTCGCCGAGCTGCGGGCCTCCCGCCATGTGCAGAAGGCCGTCCTCCTCGGCATGGACGGTTTCTACGACCAGGCCGGCCTGCTCAATCGGCAACAGACCGAGTTTCTCATCAGCAACGAGTATGTCTTCAAAACCGTGCAGGCCCATCCCGACCTGTTTCTCGCCGGCCCCTCCATCAACCCACAACGGGAGGATGCCGTCGACGAGGTCCATCGTTGCGCCGACGCCGGCGGGGTGCTCGTCAAGGTCTTGCCCAATGCCCAACACTTCAATCCCGCCGACGCGAAATATACGCCCTTCTATCGCGCGCTGGCCGAACGGCGATTACCGCTCCTGAGCCATGTCGGGTTTGAGTTCAGCTTGATCGGGAAGGATCAATCGGTCGGTGAGCCGGATCGCCTCCGTACCGCCCTCGACGAAGGCGTCACGGTGATCGCCGCCCATGCCTGCAGCTACGGCCTCATGCTCTATGAAAAGTTTCTCCCCACCTTTCAAGATCTCGCGCGCCGCTACCCCAACTTCTACGCGGATATCTCAGCCCTGACCCTGCCCAACCGGATGCGCATGTTGCTCTACCTACGCCGCCACCCCGAACTGCAGGCGCGGCTCCTGTTCGGCACCGACTACCCCCTCTCGGTCCTGCACCTGGCAGCTTGGGGCCGCGTGGGGATTCGCGCATTGACCAAGATGATCCGCACCAAGAACCGGTTCGACCGCCAAGTCGAAGTCTGCCGCGGGCTCGGTGTGAGGTTTCAGTCTCTGGGTGAGGTGGTAAGACTGCCGTAA
- a CDS encoding DEAD/DEAH box helicase, with the protein MSALPFHPLIVDWFTRRFVRATEVQLQAWPVIQSGREVLLAAPTGSGKTLAAFLACIDRLFRQAVARELRDETHILYVSPLKALSNDVQKNLQQPLNEIGQAALAAGLLMPELRVMVRTGDTPMAERQQMLRRPPHILITTPESLFILLTADKSRAMLKTVRTVIVDEIHAVAPNKRGAHLALSLERVAALTVAPVQRIGLSATQRPIGLVAQFLVGERSPSSAESEPRPLPVTPQGGAIIDVGHRRDMDVAVEVPKDELGAVATNAIWSDVYDRLAALVEGHRSTLVFVNTRRLAERVSHYLEERLRHLGEGVVAAHHGSLSREIRLSAEDRLKKGALRVVVATASLELGIDVGTVDLVCQIGSPRSIATGLQRIGRAGHWIHAVPKGRLFVTTRDELLECAALIRAIRAGVLDRIEVPPAPLDVLAQQIVAAAATQPWDEDELFNLCRRAMPYRSLTRHAFDAVLTMLAEGFATSRGRSRAFLHHDRINRRIRGRRGARLTAITSGGAIPDTANYAVIAEPEGTVVGSVDEDFAVESLAGDIILLGNTSWRIRGVESGKMRVEDAQGAPPTIPFWRGEAPARTADLSSEVARLRADIDHRLVVAQTSQAPSALPVHWLMQECGLDQRGAQQAVEYILAGKSVLGAVPTQQTIVAERFFDESGGMQLVLHAPFGGRVNRAWGLALRKRFCVTFDFELQAAATDEGIVLSLGEKHSFPLDTVFAFLNPKTLREVLTQAVLQAPMFMTRWRWNATRALALLRFVSGKRVPPQIQRMRAEDLLSAVFPDAIACQDNFQGERTVRQIPDHPLAQETIRDCLTEAMDLDGLAAVLERIESGAITCLAVDTPMPSAFCHEILNANPYAFLDDAPLEERRARAVEMRRTLPPELAGQMGALDQSAIDQVVEESWPVVRDAEEFHDALLSLGWLPCARVPEGEHWVPELAAAGRVVTLWRDKQRLGWLAAESASYAGLLFPDARLESGRGSPPSPATLEREEVLDRVVLGWMESIGPTTALELSRVLHLSQDDVEGAFLRLEAQGHVLRGRFKPGQAEGGSPEWCHRRVLARIHRLTIGRLRKEIEPVSAAEFMRFLFQWQHVAPGSRLHGEAGLLEVVKQLGGFEAAASAWESQILRLRLSKYEPEWLDRLCLGGAVMWGRLTPHPRLVQELSPISGRRVIPTRVAPVSLFAREDAPVFLVAAGDGMERLDLAARLSPTAQAVRRCLQERGASFFSELLHSTRLLPAEVEDGVWELVAAGLVTADGFDNLRSLIDPKRRRAEGRDRSRRPRHVGGRWSLLRTGRDAPEAARAATEVLARRLLQRYGVVFRDLLARESILSSWRDLLVCYRRLELTGEVRGGRFVSGFTGEQFALPEALESLRALKKRGGVGAQQEIKLSAADPLNLAGVILPGPRVPAVPTNFLVYQDGVVLRTLIGREGTVRQEAKVARLDRLES; encoded by the coding sequence ATGTCCGCGCTCCCATTCCATCCCCTCATCGTCGACTGGTTCACACGGCGATTCGTTCGTGCGACCGAGGTGCAGCTGCAAGCCTGGCCCGTCATCCAATCGGGGCGAGAGGTCTTGCTGGCCGCGCCGACCGGTTCAGGGAAGACCCTTGCGGCTTTTCTCGCCTGCATCGATCGCCTGTTCCGCCAGGCGGTGGCCCGTGAGCTGCGGGACGAGACGCATATCCTCTACGTGTCCCCGCTGAAGGCCCTCAGCAACGACGTCCAAAAAAATCTGCAGCAGCCGCTCAATGAAATCGGACAGGCGGCCCTCGCGGCCGGGTTGTTGATGCCCGAGTTGCGGGTCATGGTGCGCACCGGGGATACGCCAATGGCGGAGCGGCAGCAGATGTTGCGACGTCCACCGCATATCCTGATCACCACGCCGGAGTCGCTCTTCATCCTCCTCACGGCCGACAAGAGCCGCGCCATGCTCAAGACGGTACGGACAGTCATCGTGGACGAAATCCATGCCGTCGCTCCCAATAAGCGCGGGGCCCACCTGGCCCTGTCTTTGGAACGGGTGGCGGCGCTGACCGTGGCGCCGGTACAGCGTATTGGGCTTTCAGCCACGCAACGGCCGATCGGCCTGGTGGCGCAATTTCTGGTGGGCGAACGGTCGCCGTCTTCGGCGGAGAGCGAGCCGCGCCCCCTTCCGGTTACGCCGCAAGGGGGGGCGATCATCGACGTGGGGCATCGACGCGACATGGACGTGGCGGTCGAAGTGCCGAAGGACGAACTCGGCGCCGTGGCGACGAATGCGATCTGGAGCGATGTCTACGACCGCTTGGCCGCGCTCGTCGAGGGCCATCGGTCCACGCTGGTGTTCGTGAACACGCGCCGCTTGGCGGAGCGGGTCTCCCATTATTTAGAAGAGCGGCTGCGCCACCTGGGGGAAGGCGTGGTGGCGGCGCACCATGGCAGTCTCTCGCGGGAGATCCGCCTCTCGGCGGAAGACCGGCTGAAGAAGGGGGCGCTTCGAGTGGTGGTCGCTACGGCGTCGCTGGAACTGGGCATCGACGTGGGGACGGTCGATCTGGTCTGTCAGATCGGCTCCCCCCGCTCGATCGCCACCGGGCTGCAGCGGATCGGACGGGCGGGCCATTGGATCCACGCCGTGCCGAAGGGGCGCCTGTTCGTCACGACGCGGGATGAGCTGCTGGAATGTGCGGCCTTGATCCGAGCCATCCGGGCCGGGGTATTGGATCGGATCGAGGTGCCGCCGGCTCCGTTGGACGTGTTGGCTCAACAGATCGTCGCGGCGGCCGCCACCCAACCCTGGGACGAAGACGAGCTGTTCAACCTCTGTCGTCGAGCGATGCCTTACCGGTCCCTCACGCGCCACGCCTTCGACGCGGTGCTCACCATGTTGGCCGAAGGTTTCGCGACCAGCCGCGGCCGCAGCCGTGCGTTTCTTCACCATGACCGCATCAACCGTCGTATCCGCGGGCGCCGCGGGGCTCGGCTCACCGCCATCACGTCCGGCGGGGCGATTCCCGACACGGCCAACTATGCCGTCATTGCCGAGCCGGAGGGAACCGTGGTGGGGTCGGTCGATGAAGACTTTGCCGTCGAGAGCTTGGCGGGCGACATCATCCTGCTCGGCAATACCTCCTGGCGGATCCGCGGGGTCGAGAGCGGGAAAATGCGAGTGGAGGATGCGCAGGGCGCGCCGCCGACCATTCCCTTTTGGCGGGGCGAGGCACCGGCGCGAACGGCGGATCTTTCCAGCGAGGTGGCTCGCCTCAGGGCGGACATTGACCACCGGCTGGTTGTCGCCCAGACGAGTCAAGCCCCTTCCGCCTTGCCGGTCCATTGGCTCATGCAGGAATGCGGCCTGGACCAGCGCGGCGCGCAGCAGGCCGTGGAATACATTCTGGCGGGCAAGAGCGTCCTCGGCGCCGTGCCGACCCAGCAGACCATCGTGGCGGAGCGGTTTTTCGATGAGAGCGGCGGTATGCAACTGGTCCTCCATGCCCCATTCGGCGGGCGGGTGAATCGCGCCTGGGGCCTGGCCCTGCGCAAACGCTTCTGCGTGACCTTCGATTTCGAACTGCAGGCGGCGGCGACCGACGAAGGTATCGTGCTCTCCTTGGGCGAAAAACACAGCTTCCCCCTCGACACGGTCTTTGCGTTCCTGAATCCCAAGACCCTGCGCGAGGTCTTGACCCAGGCTGTGCTCCAGGCGCCGATGTTCATGACCCGGTGGCGGTGGAATGCCACGCGGGCCTTGGCATTGCTGCGGTTCGTGAGCGGCAAACGGGTGCCGCCGCAGATCCAACGGATGCGGGCGGAGGATCTCCTGTCCGCCGTCTTTCCCGACGCCATCGCCTGCCAGGACAATTTTCAGGGTGAGCGGACCGTGAGGCAGATTCCCGACCATCCGCTCGCGCAAGAGACCATCCGAGATTGCCTGACCGAAGCGATGGATCTGGACGGGCTCGCGGCGGTGCTCGAACGGATCGAATCGGGCGCGATCACCTGCCTGGCCGTCGATACGCCGATGCCCTCGGCTTTCTGTCATGAGATTCTGAACGCCAACCCCTATGCCTTTCTCGATGACGCGCCGTTGGAAGAGCGACGGGCGCGCGCGGTGGAGATGCGACGCACCTTGCCGCCGGAGTTGGCCGGGCAGATGGGGGCATTGGATCAATCGGCGATCGATCAGGTGGTCGAGGAATCCTGGCCGGTGGTGCGGGACGCCGAGGAATTCCACGATGCGCTGTTGTCGTTGGGGTGGTTGCCCTGCGCGCGTGTGCCTGAGGGGGAGCACTGGGTGCCGGAACTTGCGGCTGCCGGCCGGGTGGTCACATTATGGCGTGACAAACAGCGCCTGGGATGGTTGGCGGCTGAATCGGCCTCGTATGCCGGCCTGTTGTTTCCCGATGCCAGGCTGGAATCCGGACGGGGATCGCCGCCTTCCCCAGCGACATTGGAGCGAGAGGAGGTACTCGACCGGGTGGTGTTAGGTTGGATGGAGAGCATCGGTCCGACGACGGCGCTGGAATTGTCTCGTGTCCTGCACCTGTCCCAAGACGATGTGGAGGGAGCCTTCTTGCGGCTGGAGGCTCAGGGCCATGTGCTGCGAGGCCGGTTCAAGCCCGGGCAGGCCGAAGGGGGATCGCCCGAGTGGTGCCACCGGCGCGTGCTGGCCAGAATCCATCGGTTGACCATCGGGCGGTTGCGAAAGGAAATCGAACCGGTTTCCGCGGCGGAATTCATGCGTTTTCTCTTCCAATGGCAGCATGTCGCGCCTGGTTCGCGTTTGCATGGCGAGGCGGGGTTGTTGGAAGTGGTAAAGCAACTCGGAGGGTTCGAGGCGGCCGCGTCAGCTTGGGAATCGCAGATCCTTCGGTTACGCCTGTCGAAGTATGAACCGGAATGGTTGGATCGGCTTTGTCTGGGCGGCGCGGTGATGTGGGGGCGATTGACGCCCCATCCGCGATTGGTGCAGGAATTGAGTCCCATTTCAGGGCGGCGGGTCATCCCGACGAGGGTGGCGCCGGTCAGCCTCTTTGCTCGCGAGGATGCGCCGGTGTTTCTGGTTGCCGCCGGAGACGGCATGGAGCGGTTGGACCTGGCTGCTCGGCTGAGCCCGACGGCGCAGGCCGTTCGCCGTTGTCTCCAGGAGCGCGGGGCCAGCTTCTTCAGCGAATTGCTCCACAGCACGCGGCTGCTGCCCGCCGAAGTGGAAGATGGAGTCTGGGAATTGGTGGCGGCCGGTCTGGTGACTGCCGATGGATTCGACAACCTGCGCTCGCTGATCGACCCCAAGCGGCGCCGTGCCGAAGGGCGCGATCGGAGCCGCCGCCCGCGGCATGTCGGAGGGCGATGGTCGCTGTTACGCACGGGGCGTGATGCGCCGGAGGCAGCACGGGCCGCCACGGAGGTGCTGGCCCGCCGCCTCCTACAACGGTACGGCGTGGTTTTTCGCGACCTGCTGGCGCGCGAGTCGATCCTGTCCTCCTGGCGCGATCTGTTGGTCTGTTACCGACGGCTCGAACTTACGGGCGAGGTGAGGGGAGGTCGGTTCGTCAGCGGTTTTACGGGCGAGCAGTTTGCGCTCCCGGAGGCGCTCGAATCGCTTCGCGCGCTGAAGAAACGGGGCGGAGTCGGGGCGCAACAGGAGATCAAGTTGTCCGCCGCCGATCCGCTGAATCTGGCTGGCGTGATCCTGCCGGGGCCGCGCGTGCCGGCGGTGCCGACGAACTTTCTCGTCTATCAAGACGGCGTGGTCCTGCGCACGCTGATCGGGCGGGAGGGGACGGTCCGCCAGGAGGCGAAGGTGGCTAGGCTCGATCGGTTGGAATCGTAG
- a CDS encoding response regulator transcription factor translates to MPVPRVLVGDSSKAMLAFWEILLESQFDVVGALTDGEGLVAVAKEQAPDLVVLDFSLSFLDGLAIARRLQEARPDCKVVFFTSHEDFAYAHAAFDVGAKGYLVKQLTVDLGHYLGRVLGGERVCCPESLWDQIQRERGQ, encoded by the coding sequence ATGCCCGTTCCCCGTGTGTTGGTCGGTGACTCGTCCAAGGCCATGTTGGCCTTTTGGGAGATTCTCCTGGAGTCCCAATTCGACGTGGTTGGGGCACTGACCGATGGGGAAGGGCTGGTGGCTGTCGCGAAGGAACAGGCTCCGGACCTGGTCGTGCTGGACTTTTCTCTCTCCTTTCTCGATGGCTTGGCGATCGCCCGCCGATTGCAGGAGGCCCGGCCGGACTGCAAGGTGGTGTTCTTTACCTCCCATGAAGATTTCGCCTATGCCCATGCGGCCTTCGACGTGGGTGCCAAAGGGTACCTCGTGAAGCAACTCACGGTGGATCTAGGCCATTATCTCGGCCGTGTATTGGGCGGGGAGCGGGTCTGTTGTCCGGAATCTCTGTGGGACCAGATTCAGCGTGAACGGGGGCAATAA
- a CDS encoding DUF3015 family protein → MARPPRRTIVILSGFSGFLLLSACTLKGTTQQITDTTGNITASTSGRTWWNEDGLLKQEHKIAAFTTYNAQNLEQDAARGQGEYLASLDSLMGRPADPALGRLAQDSFTQWSRSGSASTDDLVRRVQAARH, encoded by the coding sequence ATGGCCAGGCCTCCGCGTCGCACCATTGTCATCCTGAGTGGATTCTCCGGCTTCCTGCTGCTCTCGGCCTGCACCCTCAAGGGCACGACGCAGCAAATCACCGATACGACCGGCAATATCACGGCGTCCACATCCGGACGCACTTGGTGGAACGAAGACGGTCTGTTGAAGCAAGAGCACAAGATCGCCGCCTTCACGACCTACAACGCGCAGAACCTGGAACAGGATGCCGCCCGCGGACAGGGAGAGTATCTCGCCTCGCTCGACAGCCTCATGGGGAGACCCGCCGATCCCGCACTCGGACGGCTGGCCCAAGACTCGTTCACGCAGTGGAGCCGGTCTGGCAGCGCCTCGACCGACGACCTCGTCCGTCGGGTGCAGGCCGCGCGCCACTAG
- a CDS encoding universal stress protein — translation MTAADQAATIQRIFHPTDFSEDSHVAFAHALKLALIHRAELTIMHVDPTVAPEGFEDFPRVRPTLTQWGVLPENSSKADVANLGLGIRKIRALAADAKQAIVHHLTASPTDLMVLATHQHEGFARWLHHPVAEPVSREMQVATLFVPSHVGGFVDRATGKTSLHRMLLPISTDPPSQPAVDAAGKLATQLGTPPITLTLVHAGEEDIDGLHLPQNDSWTWTQLFGKGDPVEWILAAGAEFDVDVIVMVTKGQDSVLDLLRGSTTERILRGARAPVLAIPAPQV, via the coding sequence ATGACCGCCGCCGACCAGGCCGCAACAATCCAGCGTATCTTTCATCCCACGGATTTTTCCGAGGACAGCCACGTTGCGTTTGCCCATGCGCTGAAACTCGCGTTGATTCACCGCGCCGAGTTGACGATCATGCACGTCGATCCGACGGTCGCGCCGGAGGGGTTCGAAGACTTTCCGCGCGTCCGTCCGACGCTGACGCAGTGGGGCGTGCTGCCGGAAAACAGCTCGAAAGCCGACGTGGCAAATCTGGGGCTCGGCATCAGAAAGATTCGCGCGCTGGCGGCCGATGCCAAACAGGCCATCGTTCACCACCTCACCGCTTCGCCGACCGACCTCATGGTGCTGGCCACTCACCAGCACGAAGGATTCGCCCGCTGGCTGCACCATCCGGTGGCGGAACCGGTCTCACGCGAAATGCAGGTGGCCACGCTGTTCGTCCCCTCCCACGTCGGAGGGTTTGTCGACCGGGCGACAGGCAAGACCTCCCTCCACCGCATGCTGCTGCCCATCTCCACCGATCCGCCTTCACAGCCGGCGGTCGATGCGGCCGGCAAGCTGGCCACACAGCTGGGGACGCCACCGATCACGTTGACGCTGGTCCATGCCGGAGAAGAAGACATCGATGGGCTGCACCTGCCGCAGAACGATAGCTGGACCTGGACTCAACTGTTCGGCAAGGGAGACCCGGTCGAGTGGATCCTGGCCGCGGGAGCGGAGTTTGACGTGGACGTGATCGTGATGGTGACGAAGGGGCAGGACAGCGTGTTGGACCTGTTGCGTGGCAGCACGACCGAACGGATCTTGCGGGGAGCGCGCGCTCCGGTGTTGGCCATTCCGGCTCCGCAGGTCTGA